A stretch of the uncultured Desulfobacter sp. genome encodes the following:
- a CDS encoding amidohydrolase, giving the protein MSPTIKSATAVVVKDGRIIDVGNTEELMTRFKDSKGLQVNQTFAQKVITPGLIDPHLHFWLFALVSNAHFITPADWELPWGNVKGVVGQEGYMKRLKEYEASLKDPSELLFTWGYHEGFHGKLNRKILDTISSTRPIIVWQRSVHEFYFNTKALEMLELKESDWQGKGELSAMANWEEGHVWEKGLYLVVGKLFPIIAPKDKFELGIERSRAYIHAGGITAASDPGVQLPESMILQMISVLENGTMPFDYYLVPAGNSAYDANNKDADKAIAAVRKQVEKLNGEHVKWESDKIKLFTDGAVFSQLMQLKDGYLDGHEGEWIQSPEDFSKCAWAFWKEGYQIIVHQNGDMGLEVCLDTLEGLLHRAPRYDHRFRVDHFAFSEKPQVKRAAQLGAEVSSNPFYIHILGEVYSKVGVGPERAEVMARGRSVLDEGLHLSFHSDSPMAPARPMLLAWAAVNRIGLSGKPVLGPEEKVTAEEAFSAVTIDAAHAMRKENEIGSIDIGKKANFTVFEENPLKAEPKKLKDLTIWGTVFEGKEYPIPKGTKGMVMSQQVEEQFVMLAEHEENSFHKHHGDACIANQILQIYAAMQEN; this is encoded by the coding sequence GCCGCATTATTGACGTGGGTAATACAGAAGAACTCATGACGCGATTCAAGGATTCAAAGGGGTTACAGGTAAATCAAACATTTGCTCAAAAAGTGATTACCCCCGGTCTTATTGATCCTCATTTGCATTTCTGGCTCTTTGCGCTGGTTTCCAATGCCCATTTTATCACTCCGGCGGATTGGGAGCTTCCATGGGGAAATGTAAAGGGTGTAGTTGGCCAAGAAGGGTATATGAAGCGCCTGAAAGAGTATGAAGCAAGTCTCAAGGATCCCAGCGAACTTTTGTTTACCTGGGGATATCATGAGGGATTCCACGGAAAACTGAATCGTAAAATACTGGATACAATTTCAAGCACCCGCCCGATTATTGTATGGCAGCGATCCGTGCACGAGTTTTATTTTAACACCAAAGCCCTTGAAATGCTGGAGTTGAAGGAATCTGATTGGCAGGGAAAAGGTGAATTATCTGCAATGGCTAACTGGGAAGAAGGACATGTCTGGGAAAAAGGACTCTACCTAGTTGTGGGTAAACTTTTTCCAATTATAGCACCAAAGGATAAATTTGAGCTCGGTATCGAGCGTTCGAGAGCATATATTCATGCGGGAGGCATCACCGCAGCCAGCGATCCGGGGGTACAGCTTCCGGAATCCATGATTCTCCAGATGATCAGTGTTCTGGAAAACGGAACAATGCCCTTTGACTATTATCTGGTGCCTGCAGGGAACTCGGCATATGACGCGAATAACAAGGATGCGGACAAAGCAATTGCGGCGGTTCGTAAACAGGTTGAAAAACTCAACGGAGAACACGTCAAATGGGAATCCGATAAAATTAAGTTGTTTACTGATGGAGCTGTTTTCTCTCAGCTCATGCAGCTGAAGGACGGATATCTTGACGGTCATGAGGGGGAATGGATCCAGTCTCCGGAAGATTTTTCAAAATGCGCCTGGGCCTTTTGGAAAGAGGGTTACCAGATTATTGTTCACCAGAATGGTGACATGGGGCTGGAGGTCTGTCTGGATACACTGGAAGGACTGCTGCATCGTGCCCCCCGCTATGACCATCGTTTCAGAGTTGATCACTTTGCTTTTTCCGAAAAACCGCAGGTCAAACGGGCGGCCCAACTGGGAGCTGAGGTCAGCTCCAACCCCTTTTACATTCATATACTCGGGGAGGTCTACAGCAAAGTTGGCGTAGGACCAGAGCGGGCTGAAGTTATGGCTCGGGGGCGAAGTGTGCTTGATGAAGGTCTTCATTTATCTTTTCATTCAGATTCTCCTATGGCCCCGGCCCGTCCTATGCTGCTTGCGTGGGCCGCTGTAAACCGAATCGGTTTGTCAGGAAAACCAGTTCTCGGGCCTGAGGAAAAGGTAACAGCGGAAGAGGCATTCAGTGCCGTTACCATTGATGCAGCCCATGCCATGAGAAAAGAAAACGAGATCGGCAGTATTGATATCGGTAAAAAGGCAAATTTTACCGTATTCGAAGAAAATCCCCTAAAAGCTGAACCGAAAAAGCTGAAGGACCTGACCATATGGGGTACTGTTTTTGAGGGAAAAGAATACCCAATTCCAAAAGGTACAAAAGGAATGGTCATGTCACAGCAAGTCGAAGAACAATTCGTAATGCTGGCTGAACATGAAGAGAACAGTTTTCATAAACATCATGGCGATGCCTGTATCGCCAATCAGATTTTGCAAATATACGCTGCTATGCAAGAAAATTAA
- a CDS encoding cystatin domain-containing protein, whose product MKSFTLLLFPGLIFFGAIAIWAAPGSFSDVPVTDETVIVAAKFAIEAKAEDMQNEKKSNLVQLKLLKLISAQQQVVSGINYKLKLYVSLDGEKKEAEAVVWWQSWRQPDPYQLTSWTWM is encoded by the coding sequence ATGAAATCTTTTACTTTATTGCTCTTCCCGGGACTGATTTTTTTTGGAGCGATTGCAATTTGGGCAGCACCAGGTAGTTTTAGTGATGTACCGGTTACCGATGAGACTGTGATCGTTGCCGCAAAGTTTGCCATTGAAGCTAAAGCGGAGGATATGCAGAATGAAAAAAAATCGAATTTGGTCCAACTGAAATTACTCAAGCTTATCAGCGCGCAACAACAGGTCGTGTCGGGTATAAATTACAAGTTGAAACTGTATGTGAGTTTGGATGGTGAGAAAAAAGAAGCGGAGGCGGTTGTGTGGTGGCAATCTTGGAGGCAGCCCGATCCTTACCAATTAACTTCATGGACCTGGATGTAG
- a CDS encoding ABC-F family ATP-binding cassette domain-containing protein → MTVLVSVKELCKAYGDDTLFTGLTVDVKPGEKLGLIGMNGSGKSTLLKIICGLSAPDEGEVGVQPGLSLVYLAQEDKFDTDLSIEQVLFNSLATLDLQEKERHRRVNRALGLGGFTNAATKTQELSGGWRKRLAITRAFCLEPDLLLLDEPTNHLDIAGIIWLEQMLLTARFSFVAVSHDRAFLENVCSHTMEIARYYQGGVFKIQGNYRKFEQERDKYLEAQAKKQSSLASKMRREDQWLRQGAKARTTKAKYRIDQAEELRKELFEVKARNRQTARMDIDFSGTGRQTRKLLRVHNLTKGFKDKTLFSNITFELGPGFCLGIVGDNGSGKSTFLSLIEQSMAPDQGTVKWAENLKTAIYHQERTHLDPEMTLRDALNPAGGDSVNYRGRTIHVVSWAKRFLFMPDQLDMPVGRLSGGEKARIVLAEIMLQPCDLLLLDEPTNDLDILSLEVLETSIKEFEGAVIIVSHDRYLMDRVCHRMLYLDNTETPKFYKDFAQILKARAAREKAEQPAAEKNKKQTTKPAPAKKKLFSFKDKYELENIEEKILDAEQQVEDFSEKVQHPDVIQDPALLADTCKKLEQAQSLVQSLYSRWEELEEKKAAADQTD, encoded by the coding sequence ATGACGGTTTTAGTGTCCGTAAAGGAACTTTGCAAAGCATATGGTGATGACACCCTGTTTACAGGGTTAACTGTCGATGTCAAACCAGGGGAAAAGCTGGGCCTGATCGGGATGAACGGATCCGGCAAATCCACCTTGTTGAAAATTATCTGCGGTTTGAGCGCCCCGGACGAAGGAGAGGTCGGGGTCCAGCCAGGCTTGTCCCTGGTTTATCTTGCCCAGGAAGATAAGTTTGACACAGACCTTTCCATTGAGCAGGTACTGTTTAACAGTCTGGCCACCCTGGATCTGCAGGAAAAAGAACGCCACCGCAGGGTGAACCGGGCCCTGGGGTTAGGCGGTTTTACCAATGCAGCCACCAAGACCCAAGAGCTGTCAGGCGGATGGCGCAAGCGCCTGGCCATCACCCGGGCCTTTTGCCTGGAACCGGACCTGCTGTTGCTGGATGAGCCCACCAACCATCTGGATATTGCCGGTATTATATGGCTCGAACAGATGCTTTTAACCGCCCGGTTTTCTTTTGTGGCCGTCTCCCATGACCGGGCATTTCTTGAAAACGTATGTTCCCACACCATGGAGATTGCCCGGTACTACCAGGGCGGGGTCTTTAAAATCCAGGGCAATTATCGAAAATTTGAGCAGGAACGGGACAAATACTTGGAAGCCCAGGCCAAAAAGCAGTCGTCCCTGGCATCAAAAATGCGCCGTGAAGATCAATGGCTGCGCCAGGGGGCCAAGGCCAGGACCACCAAGGCCAAATACAGGATTGACCAGGCCGAAGAGTTGCGCAAAGAACTGTTTGAAGTCAAGGCCCGAAACCGGCAGACGGCCCGGATGGACATTGATTTTTCCGGCACAGGCCGTCAGACCAGAAAACTGCTCAGGGTGCACAACCTAACCAAAGGGTTTAAAGACAAAACACTGTTTTCCAACATTACCTTTGAACTGGGGCCGGGGTTCTGTCTCGGCATTGTCGGGGATAACGGCTCCGGCAAATCCACCTTTTTATCCCTGATCGAACAAAGCATGGCTCCGGACCAGGGAACCGTAAAATGGGCTGAAAACCTTAAAACCGCCATCTACCATCAGGAACGGACCCACTTGGACCCGGAAATGACCCTGCGGGATGCATTAAATCCGGCCGGCGGAGATTCCGTCAATTACAGGGGACGAACTATTCATGTGGTCTCCTGGGCCAAACGATTTCTTTTCATGCCCGATCAGTTGGACATGCCGGTGGGCCGGCTCTCCGGCGGGGAAAAAGCAAGAATCGTTCTGGCTGAAATTATGCTGCAACCCTGTGATCTGCTGCTTCTGGACGAACCGACCAATGACCTTGACATTCTTTCTCTTGAAGTATTGGAAACTTCGATTAAAGAGTTTGAAGGCGCAGTGATCATTGTATCCCATGACCGGTACCTCATGGACCGGGTCTGCCATCGCATGCTCTACCTGGATAACACGGAAACACCGAAATTTTACAAAGATTTTGCCCAGATTCTAAAAGCCCGGGCCGCCCGGGAAAAAGCTGAACAGCCGGCGGCAGAAAAAAATAAAAAACAGACTACCAAACCAGCCCCGGCCAAAAAAAAGTTATTTTCCTTTAAAGACAAATATGAACTGGAAAATATAGAAGAAAAGATTCTGGATGCTGAACAACAAGTTGAAGACTTTTCCGAAAAAGTCCAGCACCCCGACGTTATCCAGGACCCTGCCCTGCTGGCAGACACCTGTAAAAAACTTGAGCAGGCCCAGTCCCTGGTCCAGTCACTTTATTCACGCTGGGAAGAGCTGGAAGAAAAGAAAGCAGCTGCTGATCAAACTGATTAG
- the tnpA gene encoding IS200/IS605 family transposase: MDYRQNSHTKYKIEYHFVWVTKYRYHVLQGDVALRVRELVRQTCERFEIHILRGVVSKDHVHILCSAPPNISPSDIMRRVKGRVSRKIFEEFPHLKKRYWGKHFWARGYFCITSGELTKDMIQEYLEHHFEKDPNDHFDIE; the protein is encoded by the coding sequence ATGGACTATCGGCAAAACAGTCATACAAAGTACAAAATAGAATATCATTTTGTTTGGGTGACGAAGTACCGATACCACGTATTGCAAGGGGATGTTGCTTTGCGAGTGAGAGAACTCGTCCGACAAACCTGTGAGAGGTTTGAAATTCACATTTTGCGTGGTGTTGTCAGCAAGGATCATGTTCACATTCTGTGTTCGGCACCACCAAATATTTCCCCGTCTGATATCATGCGCAGAGTTAAGGGGCGTGTGTCTCGGAAAATTTTTGAGGAGTTTCCACATTTGAAAAAGCGATATTGGGGTAAACATTTTTGGGCTCGGGGGTATTTTTGCATAACCTCTGGAGAACTGACAAAAGATATGATTCAAGAGTATCTTGAACATCATTTTGAAAAAGACCCTAATGATCATTTTGATATTGAGTAG
- the msrB gene encoding peptide-methionine (R)-S-oxide reductase MsrB has product MKHKLIIFTLTTLFIALGFYAFAGMEKEMKDDSMKNQMSKEMDDMKTEIATFAGGCFWCTEADFEKVNGVLKVISGYTGGHKPHPSYKEVSMGGTGHTEAIQVYYDPTVVTYTELLDYFWRHINPTDAGGQFVDRGNQYRAEIFYHTDRQKMAATMSKKTLESAMVFDTPIVTRITKFEAFYPAETYHQDYYKKNPIRYKYYRWNSGRDQFIENAWKNKHMKKNEIKALPMDKEVDKMTEEKMSSWTRPSNAEIKKKLTPMQYKITQHEGTEPPFKNAFWDNKEEGLYVDIVSGEPLFSSKDKFKSGTGWPSFTRPLEPEYIVEKTDKSLFMTRTEVRSKIADSHLGHVFDDGPAPTGLRYCINSGALKFIPKDKLAQEGYGKYAKLF; this is encoded by the coding sequence ATGAAACATAAACTGATCATTTTCACCCTTACCACCCTGTTCATCGCCCTTGGATTCTATGCCTTTGCAGGTATGGAAAAGGAGATGAAAGATGATTCCATGAAAAACCAGATGTCCAAAGAGATGGACGATATGAAGACCGAAATTGCCACCTTTGCCGGAGGGTGCTTCTGGTGCACGGAAGCCGATTTTGAAAAGGTCAATGGCGTCCTAAAGGTGATTTCAGGATACACCGGCGGTCATAAACCCCATCCCTCCTATAAGGAAGTATCTATGGGCGGTACAGGCCACACCGAGGCCATTCAGGTCTATTATGATCCAACGGTTGTCACCTATACGGAACTTCTGGATTACTTTTGGCGCCACATCAATCCCACGGATGCCGGCGGACAGTTTGTGGACAGAGGAAACCAGTACCGCGCTGAAATCTTCTACCACACCGACAGGCAAAAAATGGCGGCCACGATGTCCAAAAAGACCCTTGAATCCGCCATGGTCTTTGACACGCCCATTGTTACCCGGATCACGAAGTTTGAGGCCTTTTATCCGGCTGAAACGTATCATCAGGATTATTATAAAAAGAACCCCATCCGCTACAAGTATTACCGGTGGAATTCGGGCCGGGATCAATTCATCGAAAATGCCTGGAAGAACAAGCATATGAAAAAAAATGAGATCAAAGCACTGCCCATGGACAAGGAGGTGGATAAAATGACAGAGGAAAAAATGTCCTCATGGACACGGCCTTCAAATGCCGAAATCAAAAAAAAGCTGACCCCCATGCAGTATAAAATCACCCAGCACGAAGGCACGGAACCCCCGTTTAAGAATGCATTCTGGGACAATAAAGAAGAGGGACTTTATGTGGATATCGTATCCGGAGAACCCCTTTTCTCCTCTAAGGACAAATTCAAGTCCGGCACAGGCTGGCCAAGCTTCACCCGGCCCCTGGAACCTGAGTATATCGTTGAAAAAACGGACAAAAGTCTGTTCATGACCCGCACCGAGGTCCGAAGCAAAATTGCCGATTCCCACCTGGGCCATGTGTTTGACGATGGTCCGGCACCCACAGGCCTCCGGTACTGCATCAACTCAGGCGCTTTGAAGTTTATCCCCAAAGACAAGCTGGCCCAAGAGGGTTATGGAAAGTACGCAAAACTCTTTTAA
- a CDS encoding S8 family serine peptidase gives MKIFFRNLTAMLLSLIWTGNVFAAGADRLKQHPEQLQEGTYVEGHLLVKMKPGVSAKSLKSSINILSSTSSKTASPSLTIKSFSALKGNKVEEVALINSPDLTTKEMLRELKSHPDVALAEPDYIITIDAVPDDTDFNQLWALENTGQVVDEEPGTPDADIDAPEAWDLVSASAQKVIVAVIDTGVDYTHKDLAANMWTNDQELYGTAGVDDDGNGWVDDIYGIDAVNKDGDPYDDHYHGTHVAGTIAAVTDNGAGISGVTWNQAKIMALKFLGSSGSGATSDAVTCINYLLEMNQRSENNIVVMNASWGSTAASETLKEALETASSAGIILSAAAGNDTNDCDGEQKHYPSSLDVPNVISVGATDQDDKLAYFSNYGASEVDIAAPGVNILSTIPGGGYSPVSGDLFFDSMEAGEDNWDLDLTTGAWGITEEEAFHENMAWSDSPYGDYVQGESGEHLDYNLVSKAMDLSEYAGTHLMLGFWLYKDLSTVVSSCGKKDGLYVEASGDDGETWTTLGSQTGSDPNWKSYSYTIPDGLLTSQFRIRFRLFVIPHGTADGVYLDKIGIGESNAMGAFKFAKGTSMAAPHVAGVLALAASLFPDETMEERISRLYSGGDSLDSLKSLTATDRRINLAGSLASSPSKVPLITEFEVIETDTLTIQGNFFGSDQGRIMFHDAYTPDTGVDAQITSWSDTRVTATKPAYSGGYFYLVDADGTRSARRPMEISHWVDGTASVTQRDSATTAMVDKKIYTFGGFVSGNSALRSWEVYSLDTDTWEYPYGSWMTSNRAHLTSAVLSGKIYLISGYTTAGEGHNIDTVTVFDPESRTFTDIESFPEAACFSRATTAQGRIYVTGGLDEDDMPMDTIYSFDPTREQANKWQAESVNLSQARFSHGTVTVNDKVYIFGGLETWEDGEVFTATGEIFDPQTGTLSEMAAMPAALGRFGTAADGRYIYVVGGTGNDFWYSPTKAVLRYDTQTDTWSSLADRQLCQARLSCGAVFVSGKGLYTINGGILDDGSFSSTSQGLLLAEAFLADADGDQIPDQDDNCRLTANRAQIDTDNDGYGNACDCDLNNDDVVSLADFSNFRQLWGGSSESADFNSDGRVNQIDYIIFKKRWGSQAPFE, from the coding sequence TTGAAAATTTTTTTCCGTAATCTAACAGCAATGCTGCTGTCACTCATCTGGACAGGTAATGTGTTTGCAGCCGGCGCTGACCGTCTCAAGCAACATCCGGAGCAGCTACAGGAGGGAACCTATGTGGAAGGACACCTTCTTGTCAAAATGAAGCCGGGCGTTTCCGCAAAATCCCTGAAAAGCAGTATCAACATTCTTTCCTCAACATCCTCAAAAACAGCTTCACCATCATTGACCATCAAATCCTTTTCTGCCTTAAAGGGGAATAAAGTAGAGGAGGTTGCCCTGATCAACAGCCCGGACCTGACCACCAAAGAGATGCTCAGGGAACTGAAATCCCACCCGGATGTAGCCCTGGCCGAACCCGATTACATCATTACCATAGATGCCGTACCCGACGATACGGATTTTAATCAACTGTGGGCACTGGAAAACACAGGCCAGGTCGTAGATGAAGAGCCGGGAACCCCGGATGCCGACATTGACGCCCCTGAGGCATGGGATCTTGTGAGCGCTTCAGCGCAAAAGGTCATTGTGGCGGTAATTGACACAGGTGTGGACTACACCCACAAAGACCTGGCAGCCAACATGTGGACTAACGATCAGGAGCTTTACGGAACAGCCGGCGTAGACGACGACGGAAACGGCTGGGTGGACGACATCTACGGCATTGATGCCGTCAACAAAGACGGCGACCCCTATGACGATCATTACCACGGCACCCATGTGGCCGGCACCATTGCTGCCGTGACAGACAACGGGGCCGGTATATCCGGCGTCACCTGGAACCAGGCAAAAATCATGGCGCTTAAATTCCTGGGATCCAGCGGTTCCGGCGCAACGTCAGATGCCGTGACATGTATTAATTACCTGTTGGAAATGAACCAGCGGTCTGAGAATAACATTGTTGTCATGAACGCGTCCTGGGGATCAACCGCTGCCAGTGAAACCCTTAAAGAGGCCCTGGAAACAGCCTCTTCCGCCGGGATCATCCTGTCTGCGGCTGCCGGTAACGACACCAATGACTGTGACGGAGAGCAAAAACATTATCCAAGCTCGCTGGATGTCCCCAATGTTATTTCCGTGGGCGCCACGGATCAGGATGACAAACTGGCCTACTTTTCCAATTACGGCGCATCGGAAGTGGATATCGCGGCACCTGGGGTCAATATTCTGAGCACCATTCCCGGGGGCGGGTACTCCCCGGTGTCCGGAGACCTGTTTTTTGACAGCATGGAGGCAGGAGAAGACAATTGGGACTTAGACCTGACAACCGGCGCCTGGGGCATCACCGAAGAAGAGGCTTTCCACGAAAACATGGCCTGGAGTGACAGCCCCTATGGGGATTATGTCCAGGGAGAATCGGGCGAACACCTTGATTACAACCTGGTCAGCAAGGCCATGGACCTTTCTGAATATGCCGGTACCCATCTCATGCTGGGGTTCTGGCTGTACAAGGATCTGTCCACGGTGGTTTCCTCCTGCGGGAAAAAGGACGGCCTTTATGTGGAAGCTTCCGGGGACGATGGGGAGACCTGGACCACCCTGGGCTCCCAGACCGGGAGTGACCCAAATTGGAAAAGCTATAGCTACACCATACCGGATGGCCTGTTAACCAGTCAATTTCGCATCCGGTTCCGGTTGTTTGTTATTCCCCACGGCACAGCCGATGGCGTATACCTGGATAAAATCGGTATTGGTGAATCCAATGCAATGGGGGCGTTTAAATTTGCCAAGGGAACTTCCATGGCTGCGCCCCATGTGGCAGGTGTTCTGGCTCTGGCTGCATCCCTTTTCCCCGATGAAACCATGGAAGAACGGATCAGCCGTTTATACAGTGGCGGAGACAGCCTTGATTCTCTAAAAAGCCTTACAGCCACGGACCGCCGGATCAACCTTGCCGGTTCCCTGGCTTCCAGTCCGTCCAAGGTTCCTTTGATCACTGAATTTGAGGTTATAGAAACGGATACGCTGACCATCCAAGGCAATTTTTTTGGTAGCGACCAGGGACGGATCATGTTTCACGACGCATATACACCGGACACTGGTGTGGACGCTCAGATCACGTCATGGAGCGATACCCGGGTTACGGCAACAAAACCTGCCTATTCCGGGGGATATTTTTATCTTGTCGATGCTGACGGAACCCGGTCGGCAAGACGGCCCATGGAAATCAGTCACTGGGTGGATGGTACGGCCTCGGTCACCCAACGCGACTCAGCCACCACAGCCATGGTTGACAAAAAGATTTATACTTTTGGCGGATTTGTGAGCGGCAACAGTGCCCTTCGTTCCTGGGAAGTCTACTCTCTAGATACAGACACCTGGGAATACCCCTACGGCAGTTGGATGACGTCAAACCGGGCTCACTTGACCTCGGCTGTCCTGTCCGGAAAAATTTATCTTATCAGCGGCTATACCACAGCCGGAGAGGGCCACAACATTGATACGGTAACAGTATTTGATCCTGAATCCCGCACATTTACGGACATTGAATCCTTTCCCGAGGCAGCCTGTTTTTCCCGGGCGACCACGGCCCAGGGCCGAATATACGTGACCGGCGGTCTGGATGAAGATGACATGCCCATGGACACCATCTATAGCTTTGACCCAACCCGGGAACAGGCAAACAAATGGCAGGCTGAATCCGTCAACCTCAGCCAGGCACGGTTCAGCCATGGAACGGTTACGGTGAACGATAAGGTATACATTTTCGGAGGTTTAGAAACCTGGGAAGACGGAGAAGTGTTTACAGCAACCGGTGAAATATTTGACCCTCAAACAGGCACATTAAGTGAAATGGCGGCCATGCCTGCGGCTTTGGGCAGGTTCGGCACTGCCGCTGACGGGCGGTATATTTACGTGGTCGGTGGTACGGGAAATGATTTCTGGTACTCCCCCACCAAGGCTGTTTTAAGATATGATACCCAGACCGATACCTGGTCCAGTCTAGCCGACCGACAGCTGTGCCAAGCCAGACTATCCTGTGGTGCCGTATTCGTATCCGGCAAAGGCCTGTACACGATTAACGGCGGTATACTTGATGACGGTTCCTTTTCGTCAACTTCACAAGGATTACTACTGGCTGAAGCCTTCCTTGCCGACGCAGATGGGGATCAAATCCCGGATCAGGACGATAACTGCAGGCTGACCGCCAACAGGGCACAGATCGATACAGATAACGACGGTTATGGTAATGCCTGCGACTGTGACCTGAACAACGATGATGTTGTTAGCCTGGCTGACTTTTCGAATTTCAGGCAGTTGTGGGGAGGTTCCAGTGAGAGTGCCGACTTTAATTCAGATGGACGGGTCAATCAGATCGACTATATAATTTTTAAGAAAAGGTGGGGCAGCCAAGCCCCGTTTGAGTAA
- a CDS encoding thrombospondin type 3 repeat-containing protein yields the protein MRKNIAAWTLAGALFLLWGPGIGAGTVSSMYTESDPTFMANAGTINSDAFYTVAALPEGGYAGFGKSGDDAVVAKFNVYGHLDWAKSFSGVLTSNANTGAAGEGCLYLTGRTASDTLWVAKLAPWGAVLWQRTYTYSGYSSPNIIGSAMVATQDGGCAISIRVNVDGFSGTYNYDQGLVKIAADGTLEWVKFYGTAAYDSAGVVIESKDTSGTVDGYMMITNEDGWGGTDLGNEVIMIKVDTHGVLQWVKALAGLDSSDLMVADGNEFVKGACQTQDAGYAVVGCSYSASDPEWSNRRTPYILKTDRTGNLVWAKKFGVLSSDPESNAFSYGDITQAEGSGDLIIAGSTHADQSWLLRLSEDGTLKNERVYPVNGVYDQLSSVAATDDGGAVASRWSKTFGAGDYDAFLMKFDANLTFPDTDCDNGEDPESEFADMIFEVQEVTENCHELNYTDQWATQDGENQTYDPEFWLWQCAIDQDLDGDGIVDHEDNCPETPNSGQEDADGDGTGNACDCDLDNSGMVNQMDFMMFRNFWGTNESTADFNSDSNVNQTDFMMFRQRWGTAYPWY from the coding sequence ATGAGAAAAAATATTGCGGCCTGGACACTGGCCGGCGCCCTATTTCTTTTATGGGGCCCGGGTATCGGTGCAGGTACAGTATCAAGCATGTACACCGAAAGTGACCCAACCTTTATGGCTAACGCAGGGACCATAAACAGTGATGCCTTTTATACGGTAGCTGCCCTGCCCGAAGGGGGGTATGCAGGTTTCGGCAAGTCAGGAGATGATGCCGTTGTGGCTAAATTTAATGTTTATGGTCACCTGGACTGGGCAAAATCTTTTTCCGGGGTGCTCACTTCAAACGCCAATACGGGTGCTGCCGGTGAAGGTTGCCTGTATCTCACCGGACGAACCGCGTCAGACACCCTCTGGGTAGCCAAACTGGCTCCATGGGGAGCGGTTCTGTGGCAGAGAACATATACCTACAGCGGATATTCAAGCCCCAACATCATCGGCAGCGCTATGGTTGCGACCCAGGATGGCGGATGCGCCATTTCAATCCGTGTCAACGTGGACGGTTTTTCAGGCACGTACAACTATGACCAGGGACTGGTGAAAATCGCTGCCGACGGGACCCTGGAATGGGTAAAATTTTATGGAACTGCCGCCTACGATTCCGCTGGGGTAGTCATTGAATCAAAAGATACTTCGGGAACGGTTGACGGCTACATGATGATCACCAACGAGGATGGATGGGGTGGAACAGACCTAGGCAACGAGGTCATCATGATCAAAGTGGATACCCATGGTGTTTTACAATGGGTCAAAGCGCTTGCGGGACTTGACTCGTCCGATCTGATGGTTGCTGACGGCAACGAATTCGTAAAAGGCGCCTGCCAGACCCAGGATGCGGGGTACGCGGTTGTGGGATGCAGCTACAGTGCAAGCGACCCGGAATGGAGCAACCGCCGGACCCCCTATATTCTGAAAACAGACCGTACAGGTAATCTTGTCTGGGCAAAAAAGTTTGGTGTATTGAGCAGTGATCCCGAATCCAACGCATTCTCCTACGGCGATATCACCCAGGCCGAAGGCAGTGGGGATCTGATCATTGCCGGTTCAACCCACGCCGATCAGTCCTGGCTGCTGCGCCTGTCCGAAGATGGCACATTAAAAAATGAAAGGGTTTATCCGGTTAACGGTGTTTATGATCAACTAAGCAGTGTGGCTGCCACCGATGACGGAGGAGCCGTGGCATCCCGGTGGTCTAAAACATTTGGAGCCGGTGATTATGATGCATTTTTAATGAAGTTTGATGCAAATTTAACTTTTCCCGATACAGACTGTGACAACGGTGAAGATCCTGAATCAGAGTTTGCCGACATGATCTTTGAGGTCCAGGAAGTCACTGAGAACTGCCATGAACTGAATTATACGGACCAGTGGGCCACCCAGGACGGGGAAAACCAAACCTATGATCCTGAATTCTGGCTCTGGCAGTGCGCCATTGATCAGGATCTTGACGGTGATGGGATTGTTGACCATGAGGACAACTGCCCTGAAACCCCGAACAGCGGCCAAGAAGATGCGGACGGCGACGGGACGGGCAATGCCTGTGATTGTGATCTGGACAACAGCGGCATGGTCAACCAGATGGACTTCATGATGTTCAGAAATTTCTGGGGAACCAATGAGTCAACAGCCGACTTCAATTCCGACAGCAATGTCAACCAGACTGATTTCATGATGTTCCGACAACGGTGGGGAACCGCTTATCCGTGGTACTAA